From Paenibacillus sp. FSL H8-0537:
AGCAACTGAGCCTATTCCTATAAATAAAGCTGAGATCAGAAAGGTTGCTGTATGAGAGGCAAATATAGTTCCGATTAGCGCGATAATGACGACAACTAATGAGGTGATGACTAGACGGCGATTTTCAATCAGATCACTGAGCGGGACGATAAATAATAGACCGATAACATAACCGACTTGAGTTAGCGTTACAATTAACCCTGCTGCCCCTAACGGTATTCCGATGGATGCGCTAATCGGCCCGATTAACGTCTGGGCATAATAAAGATTTGCCACGATGAGGCCGCAAGCAGCGGCAAGAAGAAACATAAGCCAGTTCGGAATGGATTTGTCCTTGGAGCGTAAGTTTTTCATAATAACCTGCCTTCTTTCTGTTCAAATGGAGGTGTCAATCCTTTTTTTCTTTATGGCTATATTATATACTATACGTACAGTATTTAAAATGTTTTTTTTCAACGTGCCCAAAATTTTATATAATGTAAAGAAAGTCCACTAAAGGAGCAATGACCATTGAATACAAAAAGAGGGAGACCTCGCAACGTTGAAGCGGAGCGTGCTATTTTAACAGCCTCCTACAACCTGCTGCTTGAAATTGGATTTGGCGGCGTTACCGTTGAGAAAATTGCCGAGCAGGCACAGGTGAGCAAAGCTACGATTTATAAATGGTGGCCCAATAAAGGAGCCGTTGTAATGGCGGGTTTTATGTATGCCATATCGGCAAGGCTGCCGATACCGGATACGGGTACTGTATTTGAAGATATTTTGCAGCATGCGACTAATTTATCCCGATTTTTAACGAGCCGTGAAGGAGCGGTCATTACTGAAATTATCGGAGAGGGGCAATTTGATGCGAAGCTTGCAGCCGCTTTACGGGAGGAGTATGTCCGTCCGCGCCGCTCCGAAGCAGGGCAGCTGCTGATGCGAGGGGTAGAACGTGGAGAACTAAAGCGGGAGCTGGATATTGAATTGTGTATTGATTTGCTTTATGGGCCGATTTTTTATCGCTTGCTAGTTACAGGAGACGGGCTGGAGGACAGCATCATTAAGTCATTAATAACGGGTGCTTTCGAAGGAATTAAACAAGAGAGGGTGGAGTAGACTGCCAGCACATTGGGATGAGAAGCTTGCTGTAATCGCTCAGCCTCATCTAAACTGCTTGCGATATTGGCCCGGCGTCTGGCCGACTCTTTTCTTGAAAAGCGCATTAAACGAATCGATGTGGCTATAGCCGACCATTTCGGCAATTGTACTAATTTTAAGCTGTGTTAAGCGCAAATGCTCACAGCTTTTTTGTATGCGCAGTTGGTTCAAATAGTTTCCAAATGTTTGTCCAGTGTGCTGGAGAAACAGCCGCTGCAAATGCCGGACGCTCCAGCCGGACCTTGAGGCAAGCTTCGCGAGTGTCAATTCTTCATGTACATGCTGCTCCATAAATTGAACGAGCATGTTGAAGTGGGAGACATCCTTTATGATCAACGGGCGATCGTCGCTTCGCAGTCTGTGAAGGGTAATGATCAATTGCAGGAGAAGCGCGTATAGATAAGTGTTCGCTCCCGCTGCCGAGAAGGAAAATTCCTGATGCATGGCAACGAGCAGTTTTTCAATTGAGCCATCGCGATCCTGAATCGAATGATAGGTGACTTGATTATTTTGCAGCTCATCTAAATATTGCTCCAGCAGCGGATCGTTGAACAAGGCGGACATCGCAAGCAGCAGCTGCGGCGCAAATAAGCAATTATATACGATGAGCGGATGCTCGGATCGATCCGATGAAGAAGGCCTGAATACATGGGGAACGCCGATCGGTATGGTGAAAAATAGTCCTTTGCTCACGGCAACAATATCGTCTCCAATGTGATGAAAGCCTTTTCCTTCGGCAACAAAGCTGAATTCTATAAAATCATGGGCATGGAGGGGGACATTGAAATCCTCCGAGCAGCGATTAACAAAAATCAGAAGCTGACTGCAAAAAAAATGCTCGCCTTTAAACCACTGTATAGGTTTCTTCATGACATGCTCCCCTTAAATGAGATGGCAGAATGACCGGGATATATTGGCCTTCTTACAAGGATTGTTTATGGGAATGGACGCTATAATTATACGATAACAGGGTAAGTAATGAACAGCAGCTTTTCCTGATTAGAGGAGGTCGCCTCATGGTACAGATCGTAAAAGTCAGATGTGAATATTTGAAAAATCCGCTAGGCATAGATGTGCTGCATCCTAGAATCAGCTGGCAAATCCAATCAGAGGAAAGAGGCATTCAGCAGCAGGCCTACCAGCTGCAAGTTTCATTGGAGCCAGAATTCGGGCAAGTTTTATGGGATTCTGGCCGGAACGATACCGGTCAATCCGTTCATGTCGTGCTGGATCAAATCGAGCTGAAAGCACGCACGCGTTATTTTTACCGGGTAAAGGTTTGGGCCTGTGGGCAGCAATTGGAAGGCAGCGACTGGTCGGAAACGGCATATTTTGAAACCGGTATCATGGACTACAGCCAGTGGACAGCGGAGTGGATTAGCGCGCCATCTGTTTTGGCTGCGAGGGAAGAGGATGCGGAGCGCTGTCCGCTGCTCAGAACCTTTGTCACCGTTGAAAAAACGGTCAAAAGCGCCCGGATTTACGCTACGGCGCTAGGCATGTATGAGCTGCAATGGAATGGCAATCGCATTGGCGACCACTATTTTACACCGGGGTGGACCAGCTACGGCAAACGGCTGCAATATCAGGTATATGATGTAACGGAGCAGTTGGGCGTTGGCACGCATGCGATTGGCGCACTGCTTGGCAATGGCTGGTACAAAGGGGAGCTTGGATGGACGCAGAAAAAAGAAACCTATGGTTCGCGCGCGGCGCTGCTCTTCCAGCTTCATATTGGCTATGAGGACGGCACGGAGGACGTTGTCGTGTCAGGAAATGATTGGCAAGCGACGGGAAGCGCAATTCTGATGTCCGAAATGTATCATGGAGAGCGTTACGACGCCCGGCTGGAGTTGGA
This genomic window contains:
- a CDS encoding TetR/AcrR family transcriptional regulator, producing the protein MNTKRGRPRNVEAERAILTASYNLLLEIGFGGVTVEKIAEQAQVSKATIYKWWPNKGAVVMAGFMYAISARLPIPDTGTVFEDILQHATNLSRFLTSREGAVITEIIGEGQFDAKLAAALREEYVRPRRSEAGQLLMRGVERGELKRELDIELCIDLLYGPIFYRLLVTGDGLEDSIIKSLITGAFEGIKQERVE
- a CDS encoding AraC family transcriptional regulator, translating into MKKPIQWFKGEHFFCSQLLIFVNRCSEDFNVPLHAHDFIEFSFVAEGKGFHHIGDDIVAVSKGLFFTIPIGVPHVFRPSSSDRSEHPLIVYNCLFAPQLLLAMSALFNDPLLEQYLDELQNNQVTYHSIQDRDGSIEKLLVAMHQEFSFSAAGANTYLYALLLQLIITLHRLRSDDRPLIIKDVSHFNMLVQFMEQHVHEELTLAKLASRSGWSVRHLQRLFLQHTGQTFGNYLNQLRIQKSCEHLRLTQLKISTIAEMVGYSHIDSFNALFKKRVGQTPGQYRKQFR